From Bos taurus isolate L1 Dominette 01449 registration number 42190680 breed Hereford chromosome 29, ARS-UCD2.0, whole genome shotgun sequence, a single genomic window includes:
- the RCE1 gene encoding CAAX prenyl protease 2 isoform X1, which produces MAALGGDGFRLLSVSRPERQPESAALGGPGPGLCCWVSVFSCLSLACSYVGSLYVWKSELPRDHPAVIKRRFTSVLVVSSLSPLCVLLWRELTGIQPGTSLLTLMGFRLEGIFPAALLPLLLTMILFLGPLMQLSMDCPCDLADGLKVVLAPRSWARCLTDMRWLRNQVIAPLTEELVFRACMLPMLAPCTGLGPAVFTCPLFFGVAHFHHIFEQLRFRQSSVGSIFLSAAFQFSYTAVFGAYTAFLFIRTGHLIGPVLCHSFCNYMGFPAVCAALEHPQRRPLLAGYALGVGLFLLLLQPLTDPKLYGSLPLCVLLERAGDSEAPLCS; this is translated from the exons ATGGCGGCGCTGGGCGGGGACGGGTTTCGCCTGCTGTCGGTGTCGCGGCCAGAGCGGCAGCCCGAGTCGGCGGCTCTGGGCGGTCCAGGCCCCGGGCTGTGCTGCTGGGTGTCTGTGTTCTCTTGTCTCAGCCTCGCCTGCTCCTACGTGGGCAGTCTCTACGTCTGGAAGAGCGAGCTGCCCAG GGACCATCCTGCAGTCATAAAGCGGCGCTTCACCAGTGTCCTGGTGGTGTCAAGTCTCTCGCCCCTCTGCGTGCTACTCTGGAGGGAACTTACAGGCATCCAG CCAGGCACATCCCTGCTCACCCTGATGGGATTCAGGCTGGAGGGCATTTTCCCAGCAGCGCTGCTGCCCCTGCTGCTGACCATG ATCCTTTTCTTGGGCCCACTGATGCAGCTTTCCATGGATTGCCCCTGTGACCTGGCAGATGGCCTGAAGGTTGTCCTAG CCCCTCGCTCCTGGGCCCGCTGCCTCACAGACATGCGTTGGCTGCGAAACCAAGTGATCGCCCCCctgacagaggagctggtgttcCGGGCCTGCATGCTGCCCATGTTAGCGCCGTGCACAGGCCTGGGCCCTGCTGTGTTCACCTGCCCACTCTTCTTTGGAGTTG CCCATTTTCACCACATTTTTGAGCAGCTTCGTTTCCGCCAGAGCAGTGTGGGGAGCATCTTTCTGTCTGCAG CGTTCCAGTTCTCCTACACAGCTGTCTTCGGTGCCTACACTGCTTTCCTCTTCATCCGCACAG GACACCTGATTGGGCCGGTTCTCTGCCACTCCTTCTGCAATTACATGGGCTTTCCTGCCGTGTGTGCAGCCCTGGAGCATCCGCAGAGGCGGCCCCTGCTGGCAGGCTATGCCCTGGGTGTGGGACTCTTCCTGCTTCTGCTCCAGCCCCTCACGGACCCTAAGCTCTACGGCAGCCTTCCCCTTTGTGTGCTTTTGGAGCGGGCAGGGGACTCAGAGGCTCCCCTGTGCTCCTGA
- the RCE1 gene encoding CAAX prenyl protease 2 yields MAALGGDGFRLLSVSRPERQPESAALGGPGPGLCCWVSVFSCLSLACSYVGSLYVWKSELPRDHPAVIKRRFTSVLVVSSLSPLCVLLWRELTGIQPGTSLLTLMGFRLEGIFPAALLPLLLTMILFLGPLMQLSMDCPCDLADGLKVVLAPRSWARCLTDMRWLRNQVIAPLTEELVFRACMLPMLAPCTGLGPAVFTCPLFFGVAHFHHIFEQLRFRQSSVGSIFLSAGHLIGPVLCHSFCNYMGFPAVCAALEHPQRRPLLAGYALGVGLFLLLLQPLTDPKLYGSLPLCVLLERAGDSEAPLCS; encoded by the exons ATGGCGGCGCTGGGCGGGGACGGGTTTCGCCTGCTGTCGGTGTCGCGGCCAGAGCGGCAGCCCGAGTCGGCGGCTCTGGGCGGTCCAGGCCCCGGGCTGTGCTGCTGGGTGTCTGTGTTCTCTTGTCTCAGCCTCGCCTGCTCCTACGTGGGCAGTCTCTACGTCTGGAAGAGCGAGCTGCCCAG GGACCATCCTGCAGTCATAAAGCGGCGCTTCACCAGTGTCCTGGTGGTGTCAAGTCTCTCGCCCCTCTGCGTGCTACTCTGGAGGGAACTTACAGGCATCCAG CCAGGCACATCCCTGCTCACCCTGATGGGATTCAGGCTGGAGGGCATTTTCCCAGCAGCGCTGCTGCCCCTGCTGCTGACCATG ATCCTTTTCTTGGGCCCACTGATGCAGCTTTCCATGGATTGCCCCTGTGACCTGGCAGATGGCCTGAAGGTTGTCCTAG CCCCTCGCTCCTGGGCCCGCTGCCTCACAGACATGCGTTGGCTGCGAAACCAAGTGATCGCCCCCctgacagaggagctggtgttcCGGGCCTGCATGCTGCCCATGTTAGCGCCGTGCACAGGCCTGGGCCCTGCTGTGTTCACCTGCCCACTCTTCTTTGGAGTTG CCCATTTTCACCACATTTTTGAGCAGCTTCGTTTCCGCCAGAGCAGTGTGGGGAGCATCTTTCTGTCTGCAG GACACCTGATTGGGCCGGTTCTCTGCCACTCCTTCTGCAATTACATGGGCTTTCCTGCCGTGTGTGCAGCCCTGGAGCATCCGCAGAGGCGGCCCCTGCTGGCAGGCTATGCCCTGGGTGTGGGACTCTTCCTGCTTCTGCTCCAGCCCCTCACGGACCCTAAGCTCTACGGCAGCCTTCCCCTTTGTGTGCTTTTGGAGCGGGCAGGGGACTCAGAGGCTCCCCTGTGCTCCTGA
- the RCE1 gene encoding CAAX prenyl protease 2 isoform X2: MAALGGDGFRLLSVSRPERQPESAALGGPGPGLCCWVSVFSCLSLACSYVGSLYVWKSELPRDHPAVIKRRFTSVLVVSSLSPLCVLLWRELTGIQPGTSLLTLMGFRLEGIFPAALLPLLLTMILFLGPLMQLSMDCPCDLADGLKVVLAPRSWARCLTDMRWLRNQVIAPLTEELVFRACMLPMLAPCTGLGPAVFTCPLFFGVASFPPEQCGEHLSVCSVPVLLHSCLRCLHCFPLHPHRTPDWAGSLPLLLQLHGLSCRVCSPGASAEAAPAGRLCPGCGTLPASAPAPHGP, translated from the exons ATGGCGGCGCTGGGCGGGGACGGGTTTCGCCTGCTGTCGGTGTCGCGGCCAGAGCGGCAGCCCGAGTCGGCGGCTCTGGGCGGTCCAGGCCCCGGGCTGTGCTGCTGGGTGTCTGTGTTCTCTTGTCTCAGCCTCGCCTGCTCCTACGTGGGCAGTCTCTACGTCTGGAAGAGCGAGCTGCCCAG GGACCATCCTGCAGTCATAAAGCGGCGCTTCACCAGTGTCCTGGTGGTGTCAAGTCTCTCGCCCCTCTGCGTGCTACTCTGGAGGGAACTTACAGGCATCCAG CCAGGCACATCCCTGCTCACCCTGATGGGATTCAGGCTGGAGGGCATTTTCCCAGCAGCGCTGCTGCCCCTGCTGCTGACCATG ATCCTTTTCTTGGGCCCACTGATGCAGCTTTCCATGGATTGCCCCTGTGACCTGGCAGATGGCCTGAAGGTTGTCCTAG CCCCTCGCTCCTGGGCCCGCTGCCTCACAGACATGCGTTGGCTGCGAAACCAAGTGATCGCCCCCctgacagaggagctggtgttcCGGGCCTGCATGCTGCCCATGTTAGCGCCGTGCACAGGCCTGGGCCCTGCTGTGTTCACCTGCCCACTCTTCTTTGGAGTTG CTTCGTTTCCGCCAGAGCAGTGTGGGGAGCATCTTTCTGTCTGCAG CGTTCCAGTTCTCCTACACAGCTGTCTTCGGTGCCTACACTGCTTTCCTCTTCATCCGCACAG GACACCTGATTGGGCCGGTTCTCTGCCACTCCTTCTGCAATTACATGGGCTTTCCTGCCGTGTGTGCAGCCCTGGAGCATCCGCAGAGGCGGCCCCTGCTGGCAGGCTATGCCCTGGGTGTGGGACTCTTCCTGCTTCTGCTCCAGCCCCTCACGGACCCTAA
- the RCE1 gene encoding CAAX prenyl protease 2 isoform X3, with product MAALGGDGFRLLSVSRPERQPESAALGGPGPGLCCWVSVFSCLSLACSYVGSLYVWKSELPRDHPAVIKRRFTSVLVVSSLSPLCVLLWRELTGIQPGTSLLTLMGFRLEGIFPAALLPLLLTMILFLGPLMQLSMDCPCDLADGLKVVLAPRSWARCLTDMRWLRNQVIAPLTEELVFRACMLPMLAPCTGLGPAVFTCPLFFGVASFPPEQCGEHLSVCRTPDWAGSLPLLLQLHGLSCRVCSPGASAEAAPAGRLCPGCGTLPASAPAPHGP from the exons ATGGCGGCGCTGGGCGGGGACGGGTTTCGCCTGCTGTCGGTGTCGCGGCCAGAGCGGCAGCCCGAGTCGGCGGCTCTGGGCGGTCCAGGCCCCGGGCTGTGCTGCTGGGTGTCTGTGTTCTCTTGTCTCAGCCTCGCCTGCTCCTACGTGGGCAGTCTCTACGTCTGGAAGAGCGAGCTGCCCAG GGACCATCCTGCAGTCATAAAGCGGCGCTTCACCAGTGTCCTGGTGGTGTCAAGTCTCTCGCCCCTCTGCGTGCTACTCTGGAGGGAACTTACAGGCATCCAG CCAGGCACATCCCTGCTCACCCTGATGGGATTCAGGCTGGAGGGCATTTTCCCAGCAGCGCTGCTGCCCCTGCTGCTGACCATG ATCCTTTTCTTGGGCCCACTGATGCAGCTTTCCATGGATTGCCCCTGTGACCTGGCAGATGGCCTGAAGGTTGTCCTAG CCCCTCGCTCCTGGGCCCGCTGCCTCACAGACATGCGTTGGCTGCGAAACCAAGTGATCGCCCCCctgacagaggagctggtgttcCGGGCCTGCATGCTGCCCATGTTAGCGCCGTGCACAGGCCTGGGCCCTGCTGTGTTCACCTGCCCACTCTTCTTTGGAGTTG CTTCGTTTCCGCCAGAGCAGTGTGGGGAGCATCTTTCTGTCTGCAG GACACCTGATTGGGCCGGTTCTCTGCCACTCCTTCTGCAATTACATGGGCTTTCCTGCCGTGTGTGCAGCCCTGGAGCATCCGCAGAGGCGGCCCCTGCTGGCAGGCTATGCCCTGGGTGTGGGACTCTTCCTGCTTCTGCTCCAGCCCCTCACGGACCCTAA
- the RCE1 gene encoding CAAX prenyl protease 2 isoform X4 translates to MGFRLEGIFPAALLPLLLTMILFLGPLMQLSMDCPCDLADGLKVVLAPRSWARCLTDMRWLRNQVIAPLTEELVFRACMLPMLAPCTGLGPAVFTCPLFFGVAHFHHIFEQLRFRQSSVGSIFLSAAFQFSYTAVFGAYTAFLFIRTGHLIGPVLCHSFCNYMGFPAVCAALEHPQRRPLLAGYALGVGLFLLLLQPLTDPKLYGSLPLCVLLERAGDSEAPLCS, encoded by the exons ATGGGATTCAGGCTGGAGGGCATTTTCCCAGCAGCGCTGCTGCCCCTGCTGCTGACCATG ATCCTTTTCTTGGGCCCACTGATGCAGCTTTCCATGGATTGCCCCTGTGACCTGGCAGATGGCCTGAAGGTTGTCCTAG CCCCTCGCTCCTGGGCCCGCTGCCTCACAGACATGCGTTGGCTGCGAAACCAAGTGATCGCCCCCctgacagaggagctggtgttcCGGGCCTGCATGCTGCCCATGTTAGCGCCGTGCACAGGCCTGGGCCCTGCTGTGTTCACCTGCCCACTCTTCTTTGGAGTTG CCCATTTTCACCACATTTTTGAGCAGCTTCGTTTCCGCCAGAGCAGTGTGGGGAGCATCTTTCTGTCTGCAG CGTTCCAGTTCTCCTACACAGCTGTCTTCGGTGCCTACACTGCTTTCCTCTTCATCCGCACAG GACACCTGATTGGGCCGGTTCTCTGCCACTCCTTCTGCAATTACATGGGCTTTCCTGCCGTGTGTGCAGCCCTGGAGCATCCGCAGAGGCGGCCCCTGCTGGCAGGCTATGCCCTGGGTGTGGGACTCTTCCTGCTTCTGCTCCAGCCCCTCACGGACCCTAAGCTCTACGGCAGCCTTCCCCTTTGTGTGCTTTTGGAGCGGGCAGGGGACTCAGAGGCTCCCCTGTGCTCCTGA